From one Mycolicibacterium sp. HK-90 genomic stretch:
- a CDS encoding DNA-3-methyladenine glycosylase — protein sequence MGLQVGTELLTGDPLLAARRLVGAELTGRGVSAVVVEVEAYGGPADGPWPDGASHSYRGAGGRNTVMFGPPGRLYTYRSHGIHVCANVVCGYDGVAGAVLLRAASVSAGADEAGRRRGPAVRPVALARGPGNLCSALGITMEDNGIDLFAADSPIRLSLSDPVPAIDGPRVGVSKAADRRWRLWLADRAEVSAYRRSPRAPAPGASD from the coding sequence ATGGGCTTGCAAGTGGGCACCGAGCTGTTGACTGGTGACCCCTTGCTCGCGGCGCGCCGACTGGTGGGGGCCGAATTGACCGGCCGCGGAGTCAGCGCCGTCGTCGTCGAGGTCGAGGCCTACGGTGGTCCGGCCGACGGGCCGTGGCCCGACGGGGCCTCACATTCGTATCGCGGTGCGGGCGGGCGGAATACGGTGATGTTCGGCCCACCCGGGCGCCTGTACACCTACCGCAGCCATGGCATCCACGTGTGCGCCAACGTGGTCTGCGGATACGACGGTGTCGCGGGCGCGGTGCTGCTGCGGGCCGCGTCGGTGAGTGCCGGTGCCGACGAGGCCGGCCGACGTCGCGGGCCGGCTGTGCGGCCGGTCGCGTTGGCGCGGGGGCCCGGCAACCTGTGCTCTGCGCTCGGAATCACCATGGAGGACAACGGAATTGACCTTTTCGCTGCCGACAGTCCGATCCGGCTCTCGTTGAGCGATCCGGTGCCGGCGATCGACGGCCCACGGGTAGGGGTCAGCAAGGCCGCCGACCGGCGGTGGCGGCTGTGGCTGGCCGACCGGGCGGAGGTGTCGGCCTACCGACGCAGCCCCCGCGCGCCCGCGCCCGGTGCCAGTGACTGA
- a CDS encoding ABC transporter ATP-binding protein, with protein MMTSSTDEFSPGYPGGAAPPAVDITGLQVTRGGRPAIRDLDVRIAGGTITGLLGPSGCGKSTLMRSIVGTQIIAAGTVTVLGHPAGSAPLRHRVGYVTQEPTIYDDLRVIDNVRYFAALYGTSTSSADDAIRSVGLDDHRTAYCGNLSGGQRTRVSLACALVSEPELLVLDEPTVGLDPVLRVDLWEQFNDLSRRGTTLLVSSHVMDEADHCGDLLLMREGRLLAHTTPDRLRKDTECTSLEEAFLTVIRRSASAEPNRAD; from the coding sequence ATGATGACTTCATCGACTGATGAATTCTCCCCTGGCTATCCGGGCGGGGCTGCTCCCCCGGCTGTCGACATCACCGGCCTGCAGGTCACCCGGGGTGGCCGGCCCGCGATCCGCGACCTCGACGTGCGTATCGCCGGCGGCACCATCACCGGTCTGCTCGGCCCGTCGGGCTGCGGCAAGTCCACCCTGATGCGCAGCATCGTCGGAACCCAGATCATCGCGGCCGGCACCGTCACCGTGCTCGGACACCCGGCGGGCTCGGCACCGCTGCGCCATCGGGTCGGATACGTCACCCAGGAACCCACGATCTACGACGACCTGCGGGTCATCGACAACGTCCGGTACTTCGCCGCGCTCTACGGCACATCGACGAGCTCGGCCGACGACGCAATCCGGTCGGTCGGCCTCGACGATCACCGCACGGCGTACTGCGGCAATCTCTCCGGCGGCCAGCGCACCCGGGTGTCGCTGGCCTGCGCCCTGGTCTCCGAGCCCGAACTACTGGTGCTCGACGAACCCACGGTCGGCCTCGACCCCGTACTGCGGGTCGACCTGTGGGAGCAGTTCAACGACCTGTCACGGCGCGGCACCACCCTGCTGGTTTCCAGCCACGTCATGGACGAGGCCGACCACTGCGGGGACCTGTTGCTCATGCGCGAAGGGCGACTGCTCGCCCACACCACCCCGGACCGGCTACGGAAGGACACGGAATGCACGTCCCTGGAGGAAGCGTTTCTCACCGTCATCCGGCGCAGCGCCTCGGCCGAGCCCAACCGAGCCGACTGA
- a CDS encoding ABC transporter permease yields MHVPGGSVSHRHPAQRLGRAQPSRLSPAAYLATTGRILRQLAADHRSVAMILVVPSLIITLMYFMFQNAPHAPGRPTPFNTACLIMLGVFPLVVMFLITSITMQRERVSGTLERILTTPLRRFDLLAAYGTAFSVAAAAQATLACIVAFWFLGFDTAGSPILVFLIAIINAVLGVGLGLLCSAFARTEFQAVQFMPVVIVPQLLLCGIIVPRAALPDWLQWISNVLPASYALEALQQVGAYPEPTAIAVRDIAIVIGFAILALGLAAATLRRRTP; encoded by the coding sequence ATGCACGTCCCTGGAGGAAGCGTTTCTCACCGTCATCCGGCGCAGCGCCTCGGCCGAGCCCAACCGAGCCGACTGAGTCCCGCCGCCTACCTGGCCACGACCGGCCGCATTCTGCGCCAACTGGCCGCCGACCATCGCAGCGTCGCGATGATCCTCGTGGTACCCAGCCTGATCATCACGCTGATGTACTTCATGTTCCAGAACGCGCCCCACGCGCCGGGACGGCCGACGCCGTTCAACACCGCCTGCCTGATCATGCTCGGCGTCTTCCCACTGGTCGTGATGTTCCTGATCACCTCGATCACCATGCAGCGCGAACGCGTTTCAGGGACCCTCGAGCGCATCCTCACCACACCCCTGCGTCGCTTCGACCTGCTGGCCGCCTATGGCACCGCGTTCTCGGTCGCGGCGGCGGCGCAGGCCACGCTGGCCTGCATCGTCGCGTTCTGGTTCCTCGGCTTCGACACCGCCGGCAGCCCGATACTGGTGTTCCTGATCGCGATCATCAACGCCGTTCTCGGCGTGGGCCTTGGCCTGTTGTGCAGCGCGTTCGCCCGGACCGAATTCCAGGCGGTCCAGTTCATGCCGGTGGTGATCGTCCCGCAGCTGCTGTTGTGCGGCATCATCGTGCCACGTGCCGCCCTGCCCGATTGGCTGCAGTGGATCAGCAACGTGCTGCCGGCCAGCTACGCGCTCGAAGCCCTGCAGCAGGTCGGCGCATACCCCGAGCCGACAGCCATCGCGGTGCGTGACATCGCGATCGTGATCGGATTCGCGATACTGGCACTGGGTCTGGCCGCAGCCACCCTCCGCCGTCGAACTCCGTAG
- a CDS encoding TetR/AcrR family transcriptional regulator produces the protein MTTTSTDSQQQRKRPGRPAGPSDKRERILASARELFARNGIDKTSIRAIAADAGVDAALVHHYFGTKTQLFAAAIHIPIDPMTVIGKLKEVPVEQIGHTLPSILLPLWDSEIGKGFVATLRSILAGNDVSLVRSFLQEVIIGEIGPRVDNPPGSSRIRIQFVASQLVGVAMARYILELEPFATLPAEQIVETIAPTLQRYLTGDLPGLA, from the coding sequence GTGACGACCACCAGTACCGATTCCCAGCAGCAACGCAAACGGCCCGGCCGGCCCGCCGGCCCGTCGGACAAACGTGAGCGCATCTTGGCCAGCGCACGAGAGTTGTTCGCCCGCAACGGCATCGACAAGACATCGATCCGTGCCATCGCCGCCGACGCCGGGGTTGACGCGGCCCTGGTGCACCACTACTTCGGGACCAAGACGCAGTTGTTCGCCGCCGCCATTCACATTCCCATCGATCCGATGACTGTGATCGGGAAGCTGAAAGAAGTGCCGGTCGAGCAGATCGGCCACACCCTGCCGTCAATCCTGTTGCCGCTGTGGGATTCCGAGATCGGCAAGGGTTTTGTGGCGACGTTGCGGTCCATCCTGGCCGGCAACGACGTATCGCTGGTGCGGTCATTCCTCCAGGAAGTCATCATCGGCGAGATCGGACCACGGGTGGACAACCCACCCGGCAGCTCTCGGATCCGCATCCAGTTCGTCGCCTCGCAACTGGTCGGAGTCGCGATGGCGCGCTACATCCTGGAACTGGAGCCCTTCGCCACACTGCCGGCCGAACAGATCGTCGAGACCATCGCGCCCACCCTGCAGCGGTACCTCACGGGTGACTTACCCGGACTCGCCTGA
- a CDS encoding Trm112 family protein, whose product MVDDKLLSILVCPQDRGPLLLAGTDWLYNPRLRRAYRIEDGIPVLLVDEAVAIDDDAEHERLLKLAGSGESG is encoded by the coding sequence GTGGTCGACGACAAGCTTCTGAGCATCCTGGTCTGCCCGCAGGACCGCGGGCCGCTGCTGCTCGCCGGAACGGACTGGCTCTACAACCCCCGGTTGCGACGGGCCTACCGGATCGAGGACGGCATCCCGGTTCTGCTGGTCGACGAGGCCGTGGCCATCGACGACGACGCCGAGCACGAGCGGCTGCTGAAGCTGGCCGGGTCAGGCGAGTCCGGGTAA